The following proteins are encoded in a genomic region of Candidatus Goldiibacteriota bacterium:
- a CDS encoding EscU/YscU/HrcU family type III secretion system export apparatus switch protein — MPEKKLNAIAVKYDKDKDGAPRIAAKGKGNIAEKIIELAKKNDIPLYEDPDLIEVLSKLDLGQEIPSELYKLIAEVLVYVYKANGKSGNILL, encoded by the coding sequence ATGCCGGAAAAAAAGTTAAACGCAATTGCGGTTAAATATGACAAAGATAAAGACGGAGCCCCCAGAATTGCGGCAAAAGGCAAAGGTAATATTGCCGAAAAGATAATAGAACTTGCCAAAAAAAATGATATTCCGCTGTACGAAGATCCTGATTTAATTGAAGTTCTGTCAAAACTTGACCTTGGTCAGGAAATACCGTCTGAACTTTATAAACTTATAGCGGAAGTCCTTGTTTATGTTTATAAGGCAAACGGCAAATCGGGCAATATTCTTTTATAA